Proteins from a single region of Streptococcus mitis:
- the mreC gene encoding rod shape-determining protein MreC, which produces MNRFKKSKYVIIVFVIVLLVSALLATTYSSTIVTKLGDGISLVDRVVQKPFQWFDSVKSDLAHLTRTYNENESLKKQIYQLEVKSNEAESLKTENEQLRQLLDMKSKLQATKTLAADVIMRSPVSWKQELTLDAGKSKGASENMLAIANGGLIGSVSKVEENSTMINLLTNTENADKISVKIQHGSTTIYGIIVGYDKENEVLKISQLNSNSEISAGDKVTTGGLGNFNVADIPVGEVVATTHSTDYLTREVTVKLSADTHNVDVIELVGNS; this is translated from the coding sequence ATGAACCGTTTTAAAAAATCAAAATATGTCATTATTGTTTTTGTCATTGTTCTGCTTGTGTCAGCTCTCTTAGCGACGACTTATTCAAGTACAATTGTGACAAAATTAGGAGATGGAATCTCATTGGTTGATAGAGTTGTTCAAAAACCTTTTCAGTGGTTTGATTCTGTCAAATCAGATTTGGCTCATTTGACACGAACTTATAATGAAAATGAAAGTTTGAAGAAACAGATTTATCAATTAGAAGTTAAATCAAATGAGGCGGAAAGTTTAAAGACCGAAAATGAACAACTGCGCCAATTGCTTGATATGAAATCCAAGTTGCAAGCTACAAAGACTTTAGCAGCAGATGTTATTATGCGTTCTCCAGTATCTTGGAAGCAGGAATTGACCCTGGATGCAGGTAAATCAAAAGGGGCTTCTGAGAACATGTTAGCTATTGCAAATGGTGGTTTGATTGGGAGCGTTTCAAAAGTAGAGGAGAACTCTACTATGATCAACCTTCTGACAAATACGGAAAATGCTGATAAGATTTCTGTTAAAATTCAACATGGTTCTACTACAATTTATGGAATTATTGTTGGCTATGACAAGGAAAATGAAGTTCTTAAAATTAGCCAATTAAATAGTAATAGTGAGATTAGTGCAGGAGATAAGGTGACCACTGGTGGATTAGGAAACTTTAATGTTGCGGATATTCCTGTTGGTGAAGTGGTTGCCACAACGCATAGTACAGACTATTTGACACGAGAAGTAACTGTTAAATTGAGTGCAGATACTCATAATGTGGATGTGATAGAATTAGTGGGGAATTCATAA
- the mreD gene encoding rod shape-determining protein MreD gives MRHLKRVGVFLLLPFFVLIDAHISQLLGSFFPHVQLASHFLFLFLLFETIEVSEYLYLAYCFVVGLVYDIYFFHLIGIATLLFVLLGVFLHKFNSVILLNRWTRMLAIIVMTFLFEMGAYIFAIAVGLTVDSMSLFIVYSLVPSMILNLIWMITFQFIFEKFYL, from the coding sequence ATGAGACATTTGAAGCGGGTTGGAGTGTTTTTATTGCTCCCTTTCTTTGTTCTAATTGACGCCCATATTAGCCAGCTTCTGGGCTCATTTTTTCCCCACGTACAGTTGGCTAGTCATTTTCTGTTTTTATTTCTCTTATTTGAGACGATTGAAGTATCAGAATATCTCTATTTAGCTTATTGTTTTGTAGTTGGTTTGGTCTATGATATTTACTTTTTCCACTTGATAGGGATTGCGACTCTGTTGTTCGTCTTGTTGGGGGTATTTCTCCATAAATTTAATAGTGTTATTTTATTGAATCGTTGGACGAGAATGTTAGCAATTATTGTCATGACTTTTCTATTTGAAATGGGGGCTTACATATTTGCAATAGCGGTAGGTTTAACTGTGGATAGTATGTCTTTGTTCATAGTCTATAGTTTAGTGCCATCAATGATTTTGAACCTTATATGGATGATTACTTTTCAGTTTATTTTTGAAAAATTTTACCTATAA